One part of the Segnochrobactrum spirostomi genome encodes these proteins:
- a CDS encoding RNA polymerase sigma factor, with product MIGDPSIDGDPDAALVRAVAEGDEAAMRTLVARMLPRLLALATRMLGDRGEAEDVAQETFVRIWRHAGGWRQGRARFDTWAHRVALNLCHDRLRRRREYPAEVPDRADDGPLPDAGLLAPEPQADRVERALQAIAARQREAIVLVYYQGLSNREAAAAMGLSVDALESLLARGRRALETLLNDMPERGAREAGA from the coding sequence ATGATCGGCGATCCGTCCATCGATGGCGATCCGGATGCCGCGCTCGTGCGGGCGGTCGCCGAAGGGGACGAGGCCGCCATGCGGACGCTCGTCGCGCGCATGCTGCCGCGGCTTCTCGCGCTCGCGACCCGCATGCTCGGCGATCGCGGCGAGGCCGAGGACGTGGCGCAGGAGACCTTCGTGCGGATCTGGCGGCATGCCGGCGGCTGGCGGCAGGGCCGGGCCCGGTTCGACACCTGGGCGCACCGGGTGGCGCTCAATCTCTGCCACGATCGCCTCAGGCGCCGGCGCGAATACCCGGCCGAGGTGCCCGATCGCGCCGACGACGGGCCGCTGCCGGACGCCGGCCTCCTGGCGCCCGAGCCGCAGGCGGACCGGGTCGAGCGGGCCTTGCAGGCGATCGCGGCGCGCCAGCGGGAGGCGATCGTGCTCGTCTATTATCAGGGCCTGTCGAACCGCGAGGCGGCCGCCGCCATGGGCCTCAGCGTGGACGCACTGGAAAGCCTGCTCGCGCGCGGGCGAAGGGCGCTCGAGACTTTGTTGAACGATATGCCGGAGCGCGGGGCGAGGGAGGCCGGGGCATGA
- a CDS encoding styrene monooxygenase/indole monooxygenase family protein codes for MIIEAGSNKRITIVGGGQSGLQLGIGLLDNGYEVEVVQNRTAEEIAAGRVLSSQCMFDGALSHERALGLNFWDDVCPTVDSINFTVPAPDQPGAKAIDWNGRLDAPGQSVDQRVKIPRWMAEFERRGGRLTILDAGIDDIEACARRSDLVIVAAGKGEIVRLFERDAEKSPYDTPQRALALTYVTGMVPRPGHSAVCFNLIPGVGEYFCFPALTTSGPCEIMVLEGLPGGPMDCWKDVKSPSEHLARSKWVLDTFLPWEAERCRDIALTDDNGILAGAFAPTIRKPIARLPSGALVLGLADAVCLNDPITGQGSNNASKAAKIYLDRILAHGDRPFDAAFMQATFDAYWAYAQFVTGWTNALLAPPPPHVLKIMGTAGAAPTLARRIANGFNDPTDFFPWFAVPEEADLYLESLQAAA; via the coding sequence ATGATTATCGAAGCCGGGAGCAACAAGCGCATCACCATCGTCGGCGGCGGCCAATCCGGGCTCCAGCTCGGCATCGGCCTGCTCGACAACGGATACGAGGTGGAGGTTGTGCAGAACCGCACCGCCGAGGAGATCGCGGCGGGTCGCGTCCTGTCGAGCCAATGCATGTTCGACGGGGCGCTGAGCCATGAACGCGCGCTCGGCCTCAATTTCTGGGACGATGTTTGCCCCACCGTCGACTCGATCAACTTCACCGTTCCCGCGCCCGATCAGCCGGGCGCGAAGGCGATCGACTGGAACGGCCGGCTCGACGCGCCGGGCCAGAGCGTCGATCAGCGGGTGAAGATCCCGCGCTGGATGGCCGAGTTCGAACGCCGCGGCGGGAGGCTCACCATACTCGACGCCGGCATCGACGACATCGAGGCGTGCGCGCGGCGCAGCGACCTCGTCATCGTCGCGGCCGGTAAGGGTGAGATCGTCCGCCTGTTCGAGCGTGACGCCGAGAAATCGCCCTACGACACGCCCCAGCGGGCTTTGGCGCTGACCTACGTCACCGGCATGGTGCCGCGGCCCGGCCATTCGGCCGTCTGCTTCAACCTGATCCCGGGCGTCGGCGAATATTTCTGCTTCCCGGCGCTGACGACGTCCGGCCCGTGCGAGATCATGGTGCTCGAGGGGTTGCCCGGCGGTCCGATGGATTGCTGGAAGGACGTGAAGAGCCCGAGCGAACACCTCGCGCGCTCCAAATGGGTGCTCGACACGTTCCTTCCGTGGGAGGCCGAGCGCTGCCGCGACATCGCGCTGACCGACGACAACGGCATCCTCGCCGGTGCCTTCGCTCCGACCATCCGCAAGCCGATCGCCCGGCTGCCCTCCGGCGCCCTCGTGCTCGGCCTCGCCGACGCGGTCTGCCTCAACGACCCGATCACCGGGCAGGGCTCCAACAACGCCTCGAAGGCGGCGAAGATCTATCTCGACCGCATTCTCGCCCACGGCGACCGGCCGTTCGACGCCGCCTTCATGCAGGCGACGTTCGACGCCTACTGGGCCTATGCCCAGTTCGTGACGGGATGGACCAACGCGCTGCTCGCCCCGCCGCCGCCCCACGTCCTCAAGATCATGGGCACCGCCGGCGCCGCCCCGACGCTCGCCCGCCGCATCGCCAACGGCTTCAACGATCCGACGGATTTCTTTCCGTGGTTCGCCGTGCCGGAAGAGGCCGACCTCTACCTCGAAAGCCTACAGGCCGCGGCCTGA
- a CDS encoding hybrid sensor histidine kinase/response regulator: MSKPIARGGELGRLISELDWSATPLGPFRHWSTALRTTVGLMLGSKAQIVMFWGPDYVALYNDAYAPTIGLKHPRALGRPARENWSELWDDLEPLLDTVRLTGETVFAKDRPFYIERHGYPETVYFDISYSAVFGEDDAVAGVLCIVSETTERVLGEMKVRESERRFRTMADQAPVMMWVSNAEGGCEYLSSLWYAFTGQTEAEAADFGWIAAVHPDDRDGIMDVFMTANRTHGPFQTEYRLRRADGGYSRVISSAAPRLDDDGAFMGFVGSVIDIQERYEAERLLRESEARFQAIANSIDPMVWSTRPDGFHDYFNERWYEFTGVPRGTTDGEGWAGVFHPEDQERSWRIWRHSLETGEPYHIEYRLRHRSGAYRWVLGRAQAVRDGEGRITRWFGTCTDIQDIVDAREVLARSREELEAEIERRTARLMEAEGAIRQMQKMEAVGQLSGGIAHDFNNMLSVVIGSVQMLEKRLARGDRDVQRYVDGALDGARRAASLTQRLLAFSRQQPLDPAVVQPDRLVAGMSDLLTRALGEPIEVEIVASAGLWKIFVDPSQTENAILNLAVNARDAMPDGGRLTIETANAYIDDELSREFDLPAGQYVMIAVSDTGTGMSDEIAARAFDPFFTTKEVGKGTGLGLSQVFGFVRQSGGNAKIYSELGHGTTIKLYLPRYYGEQDAVPPPRVPTGVPAGAPHEIILVVEDDDRVRAYSVEALQDLGYSVLEARNGEQGLSIIEERAITLLFTDVVMPGMTGRQLADTAVRIQPGLKVLYTTGYTRNAVVHNGVLDPGTQLLPKPFSLEQLARKVRAVLDGVALRR, from the coding sequence GTGTCGAAACCGATTGCGCGGGGCGGAGAGCTCGGGCGTCTCATCTCCGAACTCGACTGGAGCGCCACCCCGCTCGGTCCGTTCCGGCACTGGTCGACGGCGCTGCGCACGACCGTCGGGCTGATGCTCGGCTCGAAGGCGCAGATCGTCATGTTCTGGGGGCCGGATTATGTCGCCCTCTACAACGACGCCTATGCCCCGACGATCGGCCTGAAGCATCCGCGTGCGCTCGGCCGCCCGGCCCGCGAGAATTGGTCCGAGCTGTGGGACGACCTCGAGCCGCTGCTCGACACGGTGCGGCTCACCGGCGAGACGGTGTTCGCCAAGGATCGCCCGTTCTACATCGAGCGCCACGGCTATCCCGAGACCGTCTATTTCGACATCTCCTATTCCGCCGTGTTCGGCGAGGACGACGCCGTCGCCGGCGTGCTCTGCATCGTCAGCGAGACGACCGAGCGCGTTCTCGGCGAGATGAAGGTACGCGAGAGCGAGCGGCGCTTCCGCACCATGGCCGATCAGGCCCCGGTGATGATGTGGGTCTCGAACGCCGAGGGCGGCTGCGAATATCTGAGCTCGCTCTGGTACGCCTTCACCGGCCAGACCGAGGCGGAGGCGGCCGATTTCGGGTGGATTGCCGCGGTTCATCCGGACGATCGCGACGGCATCATGGACGTGTTCATGACCGCGAACCGCACCCATGGGCCGTTCCAGACCGAATATCGCCTGCGTCGGGCGGACGGCGGCTATTCCCGCGTCATCTCCTCGGCGGCGCCGCGGCTCGACGACGACGGTGCCTTCATGGGCTTCGTCGGCTCCGTCATCGACATCCAGGAGCGCTACGAGGCGGAACGGCTTCTGAGGGAGAGCGAGGCGCGCTTCCAGGCGATCGCGAACTCGATCGACCCGATGGTGTGGTCGACGCGGCCCGACGGCTTCCACGATTATTTCAACGAGCGCTGGTACGAGTTCACCGGCGTGCCGCGCGGCACCACCGACGGCGAGGGCTGGGCGGGCGTCTTCCATCCGGAGGACCAGGAGCGCTCGTGGCGGATCTGGCGCCACAGCCTGGAGACCGGCGAGCCCTATCACATCGAATATCGGCTGCGGCATCGCTCCGGCGCCTATCGCTGGGTGCTCGGCCGCGCCCAGGCGGTGCGCGACGGGGAGGGCCGCATCACCCGCTGGTTCGGCACCTGCACCGACATCCAGGACATCGTCGACGCCCGCGAAGTGCTGGCGCGCTCCCGCGAGGAACTCGAAGCCGAGATCGAGCGGCGCACGGCACGGCTGATGGAAGCCGAAGGCGCCATCCGCCAGATGCAGAAGATGGAGGCGGTGGGCCAGCTCAGCGGCGGCATCGCCCATGATTTCAACAACATGCTGTCGGTCGTCATCGGCAGCGTACAGATGCTCGAGAAACGCCTCGCGCGCGGCGACCGGGACGTGCAGCGTTATGTCGACGGCGCCCTCGACGGCGCCCGCCGGGCCGCCTCGCTGACCCAGCGCCTGCTCGCCTTCTCCCGCCAGCAGCCGCTCGATCCGGCGGTGGTGCAGCCCGACCGGCTCGTCGCCGGCATGTCGGACTTGCTCACCCGTGCGCTCGGCGAGCCCATCGAGGTGGAGATCGTCGCCTCGGCGGGCCTCTGGAAGATCTTCGTCGATCCGAGCCAGACCGAGAACGCGATCCTCAACCTCGCCGTCAACGCGCGCGACGCGATGCCCGACGGCGGCCGGCTCACCATCGAGACCGCCAACGCCTATATCGACGACGAGCTCTCCCGGGAGTTCGATCTGCCGGCCGGCCAATATGTGATGATCGCCGTCTCCGACACCGGCACGGGGATGAGCGACGAGATCGCGGCGCGTGCCTTCGATCCGTTCTTCACCACGAAAGAGGTTGGCAAGGGCACCGGCCTCGGTCTGAGCCAGGTGTTCGGCTTCGTGCGGCAATCGGGCGGCAACGCGAAGATCTATTCCGAGCTCGGCCACGGCACGACGATCAAGCTCTACCTGCCGCGCTATTACGGCGAGCAGGATGCCGTGCCGCCGCCGCGGGTGCCGACCGGGGTGCCGGCCGGGGCGCCGCACGAGATCATCCTCGTCGTCGAGGACGACGACCGCGTGCGCGCCTATTCGGTCGAGGCGCTCCAGGACCTCGGCTACAGCGTGCTCGAAGCGAGGAACGGCGAGCAGGGCCTCTCCATCATCGAGGAGCGGGCCATCACGCTGCTCTTCACCGACGTGGTCATGCCCGGGATGACCGGCCGACAGCTCGCCGATACCGCGGTGCGTATCCAGCCCGGCCTCAAGGTGCTCTACACCACGGGCTATACCCGCAACGCCGTCGTCCACAACGGCGTGCTCGATCCGGGCACCCAGCTCCTGCCAAAACCGTTCAGCCTGGAACAGCTCGCCCGCAAGGTCCGCGCGGTGCTCGACGGCGTCGCTTTGCGGCGGTGA
- a CDS encoding SDR family oxidoreductase, with protein sequence MRGLRNKVAIVSGGATLIGREVARVLADQGTTVVIADINAADGAAAAEALGPNVTFRRTDITRDEDVEALVAATVEAHGQLDFLVNVACTYLDNGADTSRADWLTAFNVNLVGSVVLMQAARPHLKAATGAIVNFGSISSRVAQTGRWVYPVCKAAILQLTRNQAMDLAPDGIRVNAVSPGWTWSNVMDQLSGGNREKTDRVAEAFHLLGRAGDPGEVGEAVAFLLSDNASFITGTDIRVDGGYTAMGPERAEPAIPLLSR encoded by the coding sequence ATGCGAGGTCTTCGGAACAAGGTCGCGATCGTCTCGGGCGGTGCCACGCTGATCGGCCGCGAGGTCGCCCGGGTGCTCGCCGATCAGGGCACGACCGTCGTGATCGCCGACATCAACGCGGCGGACGGGGCGGCTGCGGCGGAGGCGCTGGGGCCGAACGTCACGTTCCGCCGCACCGACATCACCCGCGACGAGGATGTGGAGGCGCTGGTCGCCGCCACCGTCGAGGCCCACGGGCAGCTCGATTTCCTCGTCAACGTCGCCTGCACCTATCTCGACAACGGCGCCGACACGAGCCGTGCCGATTGGCTGACCGCCTTCAACGTCAACCTGGTCGGCTCGGTGGTGCTGATGCAGGCGGCGCGGCCCCATCTCAAGGCGGCGACGGGGGCGATCGTCAATTTCGGCTCGATCTCCTCCCGCGTCGCCCAGACCGGGCGCTGGGTCTATCCGGTGTGCAAGGCGGCGATCCTGCAGCTCACCCGCAATCAGGCGATGGACCTCGCGCCCGACGGCATCAGGGTCAACGCAGTGTCGCCGGGCTGGACGTGGTCGAACGTGATGGACCAGCTCTCGGGCGGCAACCGCGAGAAGACCGACCGGGTCGCAGAGGCCTTCCATCTGCTCGGCCGCGCCGGCGATCCCGGCGAGGTGGGGGAGGCGGTCGCCTTCCTGCTCTCGGACAACGCCAGCTTCATCACCGGCACCGATATCCGCGTCGACGGCGGCTACACCGCCATGGGGCCGGAACGCGCCGAGCCCGCCATTCCCCTTCTCAGCCGCTGA
- a CDS encoding periplasmic heavy metal sensor — MTETGFRRLTIALLILNLFLACALVGGGITFLTATPPGPVPRLPLAGEQLPTADREAFQAALNETRRGLRSTGLEARQARIEAAALLGEPQVDKTALADALKRARDAETALRAALEQRAIDFVAGLPLDDRRRLAEGLIAREVPAPDKK; from the coding sequence ATGACGGAGACCGGATTTCGCAGGCTGACGATCGCGCTTCTGATCCTCAACCTGTTCCTCGCCTGCGCGCTGGTCGGTGGCGGCATCACCTTTCTGACTGCGACGCCGCCCGGGCCGGTGCCGCGCTTGCCGCTCGCCGGCGAGCAATTGCCGACGGCCGACCGCGAGGCGTTCCAGGCCGCGCTCAACGAGACCCGGCGCGGCCTGCGCTCGACGGGCCTCGAGGCGCGACAGGCCCGCATCGAGGCGGCCGCGCTCCTCGGCGAGCCGCAAGTCGACAAGACGGCACTTGCCGATGCGCTGAAGCGGGCGCGGGACGCCGAGACGGCGCTCAGGGCGGCTCTCGAGCAGCGGGCGATCGACTTCGTCGCCGGCCTTCCACTCGATGACCGGCGGCGGCTCGCGGAAGGCCTGATCGCCCGCGAGGTGCCGGCGCCCGACAAGAAATGA
- a CDS encoding DUF1501 domain-containing protein, with amino-acid sequence MSCEPLSPSRRAILGASGALFAWSFIPRLARAAGGRDPRFVTIVLRGALDGLTAVPPLGDPDYEGLRETIALRRDGPGAALPLDGLFALHPAMPNVRRLYAAGEVAVIHACCTPYRQRSHFDGQDVLESGYPGPGHVESGWLNRLIAGLPAGDSVDPTAGGRGRGLAVGAMPPLVIRGAVPVLGWAPATLRPADGDLAPRLADLYGESDPVLAKLLDEGIRTGKIAEGIDLKGRGGPGDPAGMEQMARGAARLLKEPEGPRIAALAFEGWDTHAQEVDRLAKLLGGLDTSLAAFKEEMGPAWKDTAILVVTEFGRTARINGTLGTDHGTGTVAFLAGGAVKGARVIADWPGLKPNQLVDGRDLAATTDLRAVIKGIAVDLLDADPKRLGTLVLPGSAGVAPMRGLIV; translated from the coding sequence GTGTCGTGCGAACCGCTTTCTCCGAGCCGTCGCGCCATTCTCGGCGCGTCCGGGGCTCTCTTCGCCTGGTCGTTCATACCGCGTCTCGCGAGGGCGGCGGGCGGCCGCGACCCGCGCTTCGTCACCATCGTTCTGCGCGGGGCGCTCGACGGACTGACGGCGGTCCCGCCGCTCGGCGATCCCGATTATGAGGGGCTGCGCGAGACCATCGCGCTGCGGCGGGACGGCCCGGGCGCGGCCTTGCCGCTCGACGGCTTGTTCGCCCTCCATCCCGCCATGCCGAACGTGCGGCGGCTCTACGCGGCGGGTGAGGTCGCTGTGATCCACGCCTGCTGCACGCCCTATCGGCAGCGCTCCCATTTCGACGGGCAGGACGTGCTCGAATCCGGCTATCCCGGGCCTGGCCACGTGGAGAGCGGCTGGCTCAACCGGCTGATCGCGGGGCTCCCCGCCGGCGACAGCGTCGATCCGACGGCAGGCGGGCGGGGGCGGGGGCTCGCCGTCGGGGCGATGCCGCCCTTGGTCATCCGCGGTGCCGTACCGGTGCTCGGATGGGCGCCGGCGACGCTGCGTCCCGCGGACGGTGATCTGGCGCCGCGCCTCGCCGATCTCTACGGCGAGAGCGATCCCGTCCTCGCCAAGCTCCTCGACGAGGGGATCCGCACCGGCAAGATCGCCGAGGGCATCGATCTCAAGGGGCGCGGTGGTCCGGGCGATCCCGCCGGCATGGAGCAGATGGCCCGCGGTGCGGCGCGCCTCCTCAAGGAACCGGAGGGCCCCCGCATCGCCGCGCTCGCCTTCGAAGGCTGGGATACCCACGCCCAGGAGGTCGATCGGCTGGCGAAGCTGCTCGGCGGCCTCGATACCTCGCTCGCCGCCTTCAAGGAGGAGATGGGGCCAGCTTGGAAGGACACCGCGATCCTGGTCGTCACCGAGTTCGGCCGCACCGCCCGCATCAACGGGACGCTCGGCACCGATCACGGCACCGGCACGGTCGCTTTCCTCGCCGGCGGCGCGGTGAAGGGCGCCCGGGTGATCGCCGATTGGCCGGGCCTCAAGCCGAACCAACTCGTCGACGGCCGCGACCTGGCCGCGACCACCGATCTGCGGGCCGTCATCAAGGGCATTGCCGTCGATCTGCTCGACGCCGATCCGAAGCGGCTCGGCACCCTCGTCCTGCCGGGATCGGCGGGCGTCGCCCCGATGCGCGGCCTCATCGTCTGA
- a CDS encoding Na/Pi cotransporter family protein: MSGTLSLVDLAGAVALLLWGTHMVQSGVQRTFGPRLRHVLGTALKSRARAFLAGMGVTAVLQSSTATGLMVAGFAAGGLVDLVPALAVMLGANVGSTLIVQALSFDVSALSPALILVGVVMFRRKGAERVHDLGRVAIGLGLMLLALHQLLGLMAPYEDAPSLRLLLGAISTSPILDVLLAAAVTWAFHSSVAVVLVVMSFAANGVVPPEAAFALVLGANLGTAINPVLEAPAGDGPASRRLPVGNLVTRIIGTVIALAAIEPISRLMVGLQPDDARAVADFHTLFNVALALVFLPLLKPYAAFLRVLMPNRIDPADPSRPLYLDAAARETPVVALGGAAREALRLADVLESMLEGSRDVFQRWDRRVLAETGRLDDVLDSLNTAIKSYVTSLDGDVLADKDVRRLDEILTFAMNLEQAGDVVDRNLLSHAAKCIARGLAFSPEEGARIVGMMERLIRNLRTAASLFMTHDPRAARLLAEEKIAFRQIEEEATRAHLARLRAGRTDAAETSGLHLDLLRDLKQINSHIVAAAAYPVLVREGELLPSRILSAHATTDDAR, translated from the coding sequence ATGTCTGGAACGCTCTCGCTGGTCGATCTCGCCGGCGCCGTCGCTCTGTTGCTGTGGGGCACCCACATGGTCCAGAGCGGGGTGCAGCGAACGTTCGGGCCGCGGCTGCGGCACGTTCTCGGCACGGCGCTGAAAAGCCGGGCGCGCGCCTTCCTCGCCGGCATGGGCGTCACCGCCGTGTTGCAGAGCTCGACCGCGACCGGGCTGATGGTCGCTGGGTTCGCGGCGGGCGGCCTCGTCGATCTCGTGCCGGCCCTCGCCGTCATGCTCGGCGCGAATGTCGGCTCGACCCTCATCGTCCAGGCGCTGTCGTTCGACGTCTCGGCGCTGTCGCCGGCGCTGATCCTCGTGGGCGTTGTGATGTTCCGCCGCAAGGGCGCGGAACGGGTGCACGATCTCGGCCGGGTCGCGATCGGCCTCGGGCTGATGCTGCTCGCGCTCCACCAATTGCTCGGCCTGATGGCGCCTTACGAAGACGCGCCGAGCCTGCGGCTGCTGCTCGGCGCGATCTCCACCTCGCCCATCCTCGACGTTTTGCTCGCCGCCGCCGTCACCTGGGCGTTCCATTCGAGCGTCGCCGTCGTGCTCGTCGTCATGTCGTTCGCGGCGAACGGCGTGGTCCCGCCCGAGGCGGCGTTCGCCTTGGTGCTCGGCGCCAATCTCGGCACCGCCATCAACCCGGTTCTCGAGGCGCCGGCGGGCGACGGTCCGGCATCGCGCCGGCTGCCGGTCGGCAACCTCGTCACCCGCATCATCGGCACCGTCATCGCTCTCGCCGCGATCGAGCCGATCTCGCGGCTGATGGTCGGCCTCCAGCCGGACGACGCCCGCGCGGTCGCCGACTTCCACACCCTCTTCAACGTCGCGCTGGCGCTCGTCTTCCTACCGCTGCTCAAGCCCTATGCGGCCTTCCTGCGGGTCCTGATGCCGAACCGGATCGACCCGGCCGATCCCTCGCGTCCGCTTTATCTCGACGCGGCGGCGCGGGAGACGCCGGTGGTCGCCCTCGGCGGCGCGGCGCGGGAGGCGTTGCGCCTCGCCGACGTGCTCGAAAGCATGCTCGAAGGCTCGCGGGATGTGTTCCAGCGCTGGGACCGGCGCGTGCTCGCCGAGACCGGGCGGCTCGACGACGTGCTCGACAGCCTCAACACCGCGATCAAGAGTTACGTGACCTCGCTCGACGGCGACGTGCTCGCGGACAAGGACGTGCGCCGCCTCGACGAGATTCTCACCTTCGCCATGAACCTGGAACAGGCCGGCGACGTGGTCGACCGCAACCTTCTGAGCCATGCCGCGAAGTGCATCGCCCGTGGCCTCGCCTTCTCGCCGGAGGAAGGCGCCCGCATCGTCGGGATGATGGAGCGGCTGATCCGCAACCTGCGCACCGCCGCCTCGCTGTTCATGACGCACGATCCGCGCGCGGCGCGGCTGCTCGCGGAGGAGAAGATCGCGTTTCGGCAGATCGAGGAGGAAGCGACGCGCGCCCATCTCGCACGCCTGCGCGCCGGCCGCACCGACGCGGCGGAGACGAGCGGCCTGCACCTCGATCTCCTACGCGATCTCAAGCAGATCAACAGCCACATCGTGGCCGCGGCGGCCTATCCGGTGCTGGTGCGCGAGGGCGAGCTCTTGCCCTCCCGCATCCTGTCGGCGCACGCCACGACCGACGACGCCCGCTGA
- a CDS encoding DUF1800 domain-containing protein, protein MANPTTTKTTTATATAPNSGAPHPPAPDAKTLEAAIALWRFGLGAKEGTLAALGDDPRDLLLEEIAEHAVPIPSGALLHSSADLLIRLKAYEMAVNAERTATAKTAPATAGAAAGRQGGDMAMAAGGAPPKAAPTASMIGTTTTPMLAAALPPQARSDAPPLSKQPYFPQTVLIAETDARFNGTVREPLIGFGERLAMFWANHFAVATDKGGDVHILAGAFEREAIRPHLFGRFEDILLAVETHPAMLIFLDNQQSIGPSSPANKDGTRGLNENLAREILELHTLGVDGGYSQADVTSLARIITGWTVRRDDKKPELQGHFVFNAGAHEPGEHAVMGLTYADDGVGQGRTALADLARHPATARHLAFKLARHFVADNPPSALVDRLAAAYTANRGDLSAVYTALVNADEAWDPRLIKLRSPAVYLAGVLRASGVRPKPEQILAVLKALGQPWWNPSGPNGFPDVSDAWASAEGLATRIDAANLLAHMAPGDLDPRAFLADRLGPLASTPTTNAVARASSRPQGLSIAFLSPEFLRC, encoded by the coding sequence ATGGCGAACCCCACCACGACGAAGACCACGACCGCGACGGCCACGGCGCCCAATTCCGGCGCGCCGCATCCGCCCGCGCCTGACGCGAAGACCCTCGAGGCCGCGATCGCGCTGTGGCGGTTCGGCCTCGGCGCCAAGGAGGGTACCCTCGCGGCGCTCGGCGACGATCCCCGCGACCTTCTCCTCGAAGAGATCGCCGAGCACGCGGTGCCGATCCCCTCGGGCGCGCTGCTCCATTCGAGCGCCGATCTCCTCATCCGGCTCAAGGCCTATGAAATGGCGGTGAACGCCGAGCGGACCGCGACGGCCAAGACGGCGCCCGCGACCGCCGGTGCCGCCGCCGGCCGTCAAGGCGGGGACATGGCGATGGCGGCGGGCGGCGCGCCGCCGAAGGCCGCTCCGACGGCTTCCATGATCGGGACCACCACGACTCCCATGCTGGCGGCCGCGCTGCCGCCCCAGGCGCGGAGCGATGCGCCGCCTTTGTCGAAGCAGCCTTATTTCCCCCAGACCGTGCTCATCGCCGAGACGGACGCCCGCTTCAACGGCACGGTCCGCGAGCCGCTGATCGGCTTCGGGGAGCGGCTCGCGATGTTCTGGGCGAACCATTTCGCCGTCGCGACCGACAAGGGCGGCGACGTGCACATCCTCGCCGGCGCCTTCGAGCGGGAGGCGATCCGGCCGCATCTGTTCGGCCGCTTCGAAGACATACTGCTCGCCGTCGAAACCCACCCGGCGATGCTGATCTTCCTCGACAACCAGCAATCGATCGGGCCGTCGTCACCGGCCAACAAGGACGGCACCCGCGGGCTCAACGAAAACCTCGCCCGCGAAATCCTGGAGCTCCACACCCTCGGCGTCGACGGCGGCTATTCCCAGGCCGACGTAACGTCGCTCGCCCGCATCATCACCGGCTGGACGGTGCGCCGCGACGACAAGAAGCCCGAGCTGCAAGGCCACTTCGTCTTCAACGCGGGTGCCCACGAGCCGGGCGAGCACGCGGTGATGGGGCTCACTTATGCCGACGACGGGGTGGGGCAGGGGCGGACGGCGCTTGCCGATCTCGCCCGCCACCCGGCGACCGCCCGTCACCTCGCCTTCAAGCTCGCCCGCCATTTCGTGGCGGACAACCCGCCGTCGGCGCTCGTCGATCGGCTTGCCGCGGCCTACACCGCGAACCGCGGCGACCTGTCCGCCGTCTACACCGCGCTCGTGAATGCCGACGAAGCCTGGGACCCGCGGCTCATCAAGCTGCGCTCTCCCGCCGTCTATCTCGCCGGCGTGCTGCGAGCGAGCGGGGTGCGGCCGAAGCCCGAGCAGATCCTCGCGGTGCTCAAGGCGCTCGGCCAGCCGTGGTGGAATCCGTCCGGCCCGAACGGCTTTCCCGACGTCAGCGACGCATGGGCGTCCGCCGAGGGGCTCGCCACCCGGATCGATGCGGCGAACCTCCTTGCTCACATGGCGCCGGGCGACCTCGATCCGCGCGCCTTCCTCGCCGACCGGCTCGGCCCGCTCGCCTCGACCCCGACCACGAACGCCGTCGCGCGGGCGTCGAGCCGGCCGCAAGGCCTCTCCATCGCCTTCCTGTCCCCCGAATTCCTGAGGTGCTGA